The following are from one region of the Actinopolyspora halophila DSM 43834 genome:
- the glpR gene encoding gephyrin-like molybdotransferase receptor GlpR — protein MLSSLIFVALAAAWLIVLVPMFARRRQEVSRTTDTALSARVIRRGGERRSASTGGSSGNKGKEALAMPDSEDKVDPNTPHDDTDGAELDEEFDAPDEEQWRGVRGEEVRSGRRYRPGRGGFDPDAAALAARTKYARRQRIVLAMLVVAVLTALLAGFSWSVLWWFHGIADLSLVGYLGYLRRQVRIEEDVRNRRLARMNGETGRSEDEHPRSEPSRAEASGAEEGAEDSADAEPRWAAGSSRSRNGSGVEVLDIDDEDPEFDELDDRLWQPYRRAVGE, from the coding sequence GTGCTCAGCTCGCTGATTTTCGTGGCGCTGGCGGCGGCATGGCTCATCGTTCTGGTGCCCATGTTCGCGCGTCGTAGGCAGGAGGTTTCCCGTACGACGGACACCGCCCTGTCCGCACGGGTGATTCGTCGCGGTGGGGAACGGCGCTCCGCGTCGACCGGCGGTTCGAGCGGGAACAAGGGCAAGGAGGCGCTCGCGATGCCCGACAGTGAAGACAAGGTCGACCCGAACACGCCACACGACGACACGGACGGCGCCGAGCTCGACGAGGAGTTCGACGCGCCCGACGAGGAGCAGTGGCGCGGTGTGCGTGGCGAGGAGGTTCGTTCCGGTCGCCGTTACCGCCCCGGACGCGGTGGGTTCGATCCGGACGCCGCGGCCCTGGCCGCGCGGACCAAGTACGCGCGCAGGCAGCGGATCGTGCTCGCTATGCTCGTCGTGGCCGTGCTGACCGCTTTGCTGGCCGGGTTCTCCTGGTCGGTGCTGTGGTGGTTCCACGGGATCGCCGATCTGTCGTTGGTCGGCTACTTGGGATACCTGCGGCGGCAGGTGCGGATCGAGGAGGACGTGCGCAACCGCAGGCTGGCCCGGATGAACGGGGAGACGGGGCGTTCCGAGGACGAGCACCCCCGCTCCGAACCGTCCCGTGCGGAGGCCTCCGGTGCTGAGGAGGGCGCGGAGGACTCCGCGGATGCCGAACCGAGGTGGGCCGCCGGGAGCTCCCGGTCCCGGAACGGTTCCGGGGTGGAGGTTCTGGACATCGACGACGAGGATCCGGAGTTCGACGAGCTGGACGATCGACTCTGGCAGCCGTACCGCCGTGCGGTGGGAGAATGA
- a CDS encoding MFS transporter: MSRDTRLVLPVVLCATFMQLLDVTIVQVAIESIRHDLRADTGTLQLVLAGYTLTYACLLITAGRLGDRYGYRLLFVIGMSVFTVASVSCAAAPTAALLIVARLVQGAGSGLMAPQVLSLIQTALPDRRRSHALGLFGATMGIASLAGPLLGGLLLKADLFGLGWRTIFLINVPICLLTLVGSIRLPPARAVADRRIDPIGVVLATTGLGLLILPLAIGAGAGWPIWTWLCLGASSVVLAALVRTQLRSREPLLHPSVFQDRTARTGILLVFVFNAGVPSFTYVLFLHLQSTLGYPPLEAALTSIPYPAAAVVGSRVSTRLAARFGIRLLTASATLLSLFTATLSTGVGDHRWALLLLLAVGGAALGAFTASVFSVVLSDVQPAATGSTSGLLPTAQQLGGTAGMTFGGLVFTMSAPLTAFEHAMLYETITFLASSVISVRLGRISTASGPHRAGAETATG; this comes from the coding sequence ATGAGCCGGGACACGCGTCTCGTCCTGCCGGTGGTGCTGTGCGCGACCTTCATGCAACTGCTCGACGTGACGATCGTCCAGGTCGCCATCGAGTCGATCCGACATGATCTGCGGGCGGACACCGGCACGTTGCAACTCGTCCTGGCAGGCTACACGCTCACCTACGCGTGTCTGCTGATCACCGCAGGCCGGCTCGGCGACCGGTACGGTTACCGACTCCTGTTCGTCATCGGGATGTCGGTGTTCACGGTGGCCTCAGTGAGCTGTGCCGCGGCGCCCACGGCGGCTCTGCTCATCGTGGCCCGACTCGTCCAGGGCGCGGGCAGCGGCTTGATGGCCCCGCAGGTGCTGTCACTCATCCAGACGGCGCTACCCGACCGACGGCGGTCGCACGCGCTCGGGCTTTTCGGCGCCACGATGGGCATCGCCTCACTCGCCGGTCCGCTCCTGGGGGGATTGCTGCTCAAAGCAGACCTCTTCGGCCTCGGCTGGCGAACAATCTTCCTGATCAATGTGCCGATCTGCCTGCTCACCCTGGTCGGCTCCATCCGACTGCCCCCCGCACGCGCCGTTGCCGACCGGCGGATCGACCCGATCGGCGTGGTACTCGCCACGACCGGGCTGGGACTGCTGATCCTGCCGCTCGCGATCGGTGCGGGTGCAGGCTGGCCGATCTGGACCTGGCTGTGCCTCGGTGCCTCGTCGGTCGTCCTGGCGGCGCTCGTGCGCACGCAGCTACGCAGTCGTGAGCCGCTGCTGCACCCCAGCGTGTTTCAGGACCGCACCGCCCGCACCGGCATCCTGCTGGTCTTCGTGTTCAACGCCGGAGTGCCGTCGTTCACCTACGTGCTGTTCCTGCACCTGCAATCCACGCTTGGCTACCCGCCACTCGAGGCCGCCCTCACGTCGATTCCCTACCCTGCAGCGGCGGTGGTTGGCAGCCGCGTCTCGACGCGGCTCGCCGCGCGCTTCGGCATCCGGCTGCTCACCGCGTCCGCGACGCTGTTGTCCCTGTTCACGGCGACGCTCAGCACCGGGGTCGGTGACCATCGGTGGGCACTCCTGTTACTGCTCGCGGTCGGTGGAGCCGCGCTCGGCGCCTTCACCGCGTCGGTGTTCTCCGTCGTGCTGTCCGATGTCCAGCCGGCAGCCACCGGCTCGACATCCGGACTGCTGCCCACGGCGCAGCAACTCGGCGGCACCGCGGGGATGACGTTCGGCGGACTCGTCTTCACCATGTCGGCTCCGTTGACCGCGTTCGAACACGCGATGCTCTACGAAACGATCACGTTCCTGGCGAGTTCCGTGATCAGCGTCAGGCTCGGCCGAATCTCCACAGCGAGCGGGCCGCACCGTGCGGGCGCGGAGACCGCGACCGGCTAG
- a CDS encoding alpha/beta hydrolase → MSTSTPSPTSTTDTVFVLVHGAWHSSAQWAHTQRALAGLGASSVAVDLPGHGLAAPLPAGYLDGDQPRLDTETSALAGLSLNECAETILSTLRAVRRHRNVVLVAHSAGGAPASLAAELAPELVDRTVYLSAFCPAGRPRFIDYLDAPEQVDTARGRTLPVGDAAALGAIRINPLSRDPEYVEELRLTHYTDTPAEEFGRWRLALSPDLPIAIPSTPVTVTRQRWGRIPRTFIRCAADLASTPAMQDLMIAEADSAMPDNPFTVHSLPGGHSPFAARPAELATVLTR, encoded by the coding sequence ATGAGCACTTCGACTCCCTCCCCGACCAGCACGACGGACACGGTGTTCGTGCTGGTGCACGGCGCCTGGCACTCCTCCGCGCAGTGGGCCCACACCCAACGCGCCCTCGCCGGGCTCGGCGCGAGCAGCGTCGCGGTCGACCTGCCGGGCCACGGCCTCGCCGCCCCGCTGCCCGCTGGCTACCTCGATGGCGACCAACCCCGCCTCGACACCGAGACCTCCGCGCTGGCCGGACTGTCCCTGAACGAGTGCGCCGAGACGATCCTGTCCACCTTGCGGGCGGTACGACGGCACCGCAACGTCGTGCTCGTCGCGCACAGCGCGGGCGGCGCGCCGGCATCACTGGCCGCCGAGCTGGCTCCCGAACTCGTGGATCGCACGGTCTACCTCTCGGCCTTCTGCCCGGCCGGCCGTCCTCGGTTCATCGATTACCTCGACGCCCCGGAGCAGGTCGACACCGCGCGTGGAAGGACCCTGCCCGTCGGCGACGCCGCGGCTCTCGGGGCGATCCGGATCAACCCGCTGTCCCGCGACCCGGAGTACGTCGAGGAACTGCGGCTGACGCACTACACCGACACCCCCGCCGAGGAGTTCGGGCGCTGGCGACTGGCCCTCAGCCCCGACCTGCCGATCGCGATCCCGAGCACCCCGGTCACCGTCACCCGGCAACGGTGGGGACGCATTCCGCGCACGTTCATCCGGTGCGCCGCGGACCTCGCATCCACACCGGCCATGCAGGACCTCATGATCGCCGAAGCTGATTCGGCCATGCCGGACAACCCATTCACCGTGCACAGCCTGCCGGGCGGTCACTCACCATTCGCCGCCCGCCCCGCCGAGCTCGCCACGGTGCTCACACGATGA
- a CDS encoding LysR substrate-binding domain-containing protein encodes MEKRHLRYALALAEHRHFGRAAAALAIAQPPLSKQIAALERELGVRLFDRTAHGVLPTAAGEAFLARARRALCEMSTAATEAGRAARGETGQLRMGFIGSALLELLPSVLGRFRRDYPDVQLELHEMSTASSATALIDGELDVTISRGVPRGVGAEGLVSVAVDSDHLVAVVGSAHPYAGQAKVSVEQLGHQRLIVAPAAEEPATIARLRELLGEAAPVPGTVTEARDLHTIIGLAACGVGVGLGPARMRAAARAGTWICDVEPRVELPELVLSFRADDRSPVLAAFLDTTRKLCPGVRHSLHKHSR; translated from the coding sequence ATGGAGAAACGTCACCTGCGTTACGCTCTCGCGCTGGCCGAGCACCGGCACTTCGGTCGCGCCGCGGCGGCCCTCGCCATCGCGCAGCCACCGTTGTCCAAGCAGATCGCGGCGCTGGAACGGGAACTCGGGGTCCGGTTGTTCGACCGCACCGCGCACGGGGTGTTGCCGACGGCCGCGGGCGAGGCGTTTCTGGCCAGGGCGCGTCGCGCGTTGTGCGAGATGTCGACCGCCGCCACCGAAGCGGGTCGAGCCGCCCGGGGCGAGACCGGCCAGTTGCGGATGGGGTTCATCGGCTCCGCGCTGCTGGAGCTGTTGCCGTCGGTGTTGGGCCGGTTCCGTCGAGATTACCCGGACGTGCAGCTGGAACTGCACGAGATGTCCACGGCCAGCAGTGCCACCGCGCTGATCGACGGGGAACTGGACGTGACGATCAGTCGCGGCGTGCCCAGAGGGGTCGGTGCGGAGGGGCTGGTGTCGGTTGCGGTCGACAGCGATCACCTGGTCGCCGTGGTCGGTTCCGCGCATCCCTATGCCGGCCAGGCGAAAGTCAGCGTGGAGCAGCTCGGACACCAGCGGCTGATCGTGGCGCCGGCGGCCGAGGAGCCTGCGACCATCGCGCGGTTGCGGGAGTTGTTGGGTGAGGCGGCCCCGGTGCCGGGTACGGTGACCGAGGCACGGGACCTCCACACCATCATCGGGCTGGCCGCTTGCGGAGTGGGCGTCGGTCTCGGCCCGGCCCGCATGCGTGCGGCCGCGCGAGCGGGCACCTGGATCTGCGACGTCGAGCCGCGCGTGGAGCTGCCCGAGCTGGTGCTTTCGTTCCGCGCGGACGACAGGTCACCGGTTCTGGCTGCGTTCCTGGACACGACGCGGAAACTCTGCCCCGGAGTACGTCACTCAC